Part of the Panicum virgatum strain AP13 chromosome 4N, P.virgatum_v5, whole genome shotgun sequence genome is shown below.
AAGTTTGAGTTGTAAAGTCTTCTGAGAAGGAAATGTAAAATGAATATATAGAGACAAATTTTTTTATTACTCCAGCTCCAACTTGAAGCACCAGTATTCAACCAAGAATGTCGATATTTGACTAACCTTGAGCCCTGCACaacaaaacaaagaaaataagATTTATTGATAGTCTAGTCATCACTTATTTAATAATCTCAAAACAATAAAACAGCATGTTCATATCTAGTTCTCAAGGAAGTCTGAATTTCCAGAAAAGGATAAAGTCATGAAACCTCCATTTCCATTATTGtgctttcagaaaaaaaaatcgaaaAATATAGCTAGATGCAGCATTAAGCTTACACTTCGCCATCACGCATTCGGGATCGAAATCGAGGTTCACGCTGAGATGATTGACTACCTCCCCTCGGTCGCACCATCCTCCTGCGTTGGACACTTCCAAAAACATCCTTATCTTTCTCTATATCTCCTTCAGTGCCATTATCATCTGATTCTTTGTCATTATATTTGCTTCTTTGCTCATGCCTGTCTCCTGTATCCACAtccttctctcttttcttgTCCTTAGGATCCCTATCATGAGCTTTCCATGCATCATCCTTAATCATCTTAGATTCTATTGTTGAATTCTCATGCTCAGCACTCCTAACAGCTCCATCAGATGAAGCTTTTTCCAGTATTGTGTTATCCTTTTCAATTACTACAGATGAATCTTTCTTAGTATCGTTGACTTCCTTGTCTCTCAAGGAATCTTTTCTCTCCCTGTCCCATTTTTCAGCATCCCTATCTTCCCTTTGCATTTCTCTTCGCTCAACACCACTACCTCCAAGCTGTATACCGGTTCTACGATCATTTTTATCACTTTCTCTTGCACCAAAGTCCCTATGTTTCTCATCCTTCTTTTTTCTGTCCTTGTCTCTGAACTTGTCTTCACTTTTTGGTTCAGCTTTGTTGTCACCTGCAGGTTCATGTGCATCTTTCGAATTATGTTCTTCCACGGAAGTTGAACCTTTGGGTGTTTCATCAGTGCCTTGCAAACCAGGACGAGACAAACGCCAATCCACATTATCAGACGGCTGTTCAAAATACCTTTTACCCCTATGTTCCTTGTTGTCCTTCCAGCCTAAGTTTGATGGAACAGTAGGATGACTATCCTTGTCAAATTTGGTATCACCTTTGTAATCAGCATGACCCCTCCTGTCAGTCCTTATTTCACTTTCATCTGCTCTATTGTCTACCTTTACATCACTCTCAACTTTATTAGCCTGAAATTCAATTCTAGGATCACTATAGTCACGTGCATCAGCTTTCGTCTCTCGATCATCCGCCTTAGTATCCCTTGCATCTTTATTTTGCTTTGATTCTAATCTGCTGTCAGATGAGATGGGGTGGTCAACAAAGTTGGTGGAGCTACCAGGCATCCGATGGGCCAGGGGTGGCCTGGACTCAAGACGTTGAATTTTGACGAATCTACCATCATGTTCAAAAGAACCATGGACATCACCGCTGCTCGACTGAATAGCTTTCCCAGGACTCGAATACAAGCTGCTATCATCCAAATGCCGTTTCGTAGGTGTAGAGTGGCTACTCTCCTCATGCAACCTCTTTGGAGCACCACTCATTTTTCCTCCAGAATGCAAATTAATGCCTCAAGAATAACCCAGATACAAAAGGAAGGAGCTCAATGCCTTTAATGAAATTCACTGCAAGAAAAATCTGGATCAGGACAGGGCACACCAGTTactcaatttttttatttagagACAAGAAATTTCAGAAAATCACAAATCTAGAACAAGTAGCAACAAGTTTGTTGTGAAGCGAGGTGCTCAATGTAATTCAAATATAACTTTATGGTCCATTAATTTCAGGATAGGGTTCTGAACACTAAATTGACCAAATCATTTATGGTAAAAAAATCAACCCAGCCTACTGTTGAcaggccaaaaaaaaaacatttcccCATATTTATAATTGTAAAAATAGCATGTTACCTATACCAATCATAACCTATGAAAAAAATGGCAGCAAGCAGGTGTTCAACCAAGTGCACGGTGAAATTTAAAGGAATAGATCTAGAGTTGATCTTACATCATGGAAATATGCACACAGGAAAATAACTGTAACATGAACTGTAAAAATAGTACAGAATATGGTCACATCATAGCAGATTATCCGACCACAAACCCTAGCTAGATAATCGACCCCTACCCCAACAAGCACTGGATAAGCTACCATCATATCGTAAGAAATGGAAAAGGTGGAGCCTTGCAAGCTCGAAATGGATGCCGGAAACAAAAGGATGCTGCAAAATGGTTCGAGCCTCACGCTGCAGAATGCATAGCCTCCTTTCACTCCAGCGCATCACAAGTGCAGTCCGCATAAACCCTAACCATTCTAGCGGATCCACGACCTCCGCATAAACCCCAACCATCCTAGCAGATCTGCAGCTCTAGCTGCGGAGCCCCTAGCCGCGGAAGGAGAGCGTCGGTTTCTCGTAGGCCTTACCTCGAACCCGAAGCCGGGGAAGGAGAGCGTGCGAGGACGACGGCCggaggcgtggcgaggggtCGAGGCTTCCAGGACGGAGGTCGAAGCGGGCGAGGAGCCGCGGGCGGGGgtcacgggcggcggcggcggccgggtagGAGCCGAGGACGAGCCGACGGCGGCCGGAGAGAatgggcggcgaggaggagcggccGGGCCCCGGCCTGCCGGTCCTCGACGGCGGTGGGGCGGCGTGGTAGCAGCAGGGGTAGCAGGGATGGGATGGGAGGAAAGGGGAATTGGGGTATCGGAAGAACAGGGCAAGGTTGGGGACGAGCCGGAGGACGACTGACTAGATCGAGTTTGAGTTCAAGTCATGGCTCTCCCCCTAtatttgcaacttgcaagcGCGTTGAGCAATTCAGGCCCATGGACTCTGGCGCTGGGCTTCCGGGACCTAGTTCCCCTCCGCGGCGGCCCATCTTGTGCAACGTCAGTCAGTAAGGCTGCGTGGACCGACCGCTGTTGCCCTCTCGGGCTCCGGATGGGCTGAAGGGCCCAAGGTCGGCCCCGTCCACCGTTTGCTGACTGCCTGACTTGGAGTTCCCAACCACACCAAAAAAGAAGAGTTGAAGAAGTTGCAAATGATTtactaattttattttttataaaaaaacttgTGACAATGACTCCTGCAGTTTCTTTGAACTTTTATGCGAATTTTTGTCTTAGAGGGGGGACTCTTGTTCTGCGTGCTGCACTAATCCCTTTTGGAAGATACTTGGTACTCCGTCTATACTAATAACCTGCTAGTAATTGCAGCTGGACGCCGTCCCTTTGGACTCCTAATCGATTTAGGAGACTGCCTGCGCGAGCCTTGTTCTTGAACCGAATCTGAGATAAGGTACCCAGCATAAACAAAATGTTGTTTTGTCCCCGACACAGAGTGCACTCGTGTCGCGACAGTGCTGGCTCACTGTGCTGTGATGAGCGACTAGGGCCACGAATATTTGAGAACGGCGTCGCGACGAGCAGTCCACATCCCGAGATTACCTTTGGCCGAAACGAAAATTTTTAAAGTAGAACGAAACAGAGCTGAAAGCGTTCAACACAATCGCGGTCCCACCCAAAAAGAAACTAAACGCTTTTTAGATTAGGCCCTCCAAATATATGATTGTAACAAGGCGGTCCCAAGTATCTGGGTGTTCTGTACTCCGTTGTTTCTATTTACGTatccaaatatatatatatgtgtgcatatatatatatatgtgtgtgtgagcGCGCATGCGTGCATTATGATTTATGAGCGTTTGAGTTGTACGGTATAATTTTATAAAATCGAAAGAGCAAATAATAATTTATGAAATAAAAAGGGAGGATCAATGCAAACAACTCGCAACAAACAATATAATTCAATTCCATCATTTCTTCCGTGCCTACCCTGACAGACTGTGGGGAAGGGTAGCAAATAAAGGTAACCtcaagcctagacaccacgtctatacTATCGGTTACTGCTCTAGCTCCAACCATACTCCATCTCAAGACTCCAGTCCTTAAACTAGAACACCCATCACAAGATCGTACGATGATCCCACAAACGAATAAAGAATAGAACTTACTTAACCTAGAAACTCACCACCATAGGAGATCAGAATACTTACTTAAAAGGAAGCATTCGTCAAGGTATAAGGCCGGGGAAGAGTGCCGATAGGCTGGCACTTTCCGCAAACtacccctcactctctccctattctaagTACTACAGAGGTAGGACTTCGCCTTGGGGTGGAGCTCTTTTCATTGTTGTGTGTTTAATGTGCGTTTCATCTCCTCATATAGCGCTCCAAGGACGGTTTCGGCTGCCAAATATATGGAAACACCCGGGCATTGACTTTATGAGGATAAGCATGATCTTCCCACCAAAGTGCACCTCAACGGGGACCTGTCCAAGTTCGGCTGGCCCCTAGTGGGCTCCCAGGCACCACCTTCGCCTGGTAGATTGGTAGGTGGCCCTTTTTCATGATCGTCGATGGTTCCCCTCAAGTTATGGTTTTGTCCCTTTTGCGGGCCCTTGGATCTCTGTGCTTTGCCCTAATTTGTCGGAGGTGTGTTTTGTTAGTCTTTGAGTGTGTTTTGAGCACACTTTCCTCCGGATGCAGGTATGGTCTTCTGCTAACAgtgtgtcggtgtttaccgccaagcttgctcagggatacccttagcagtagggtttgtaggtagggatcgacggctctggaactcgatggtgcaaggaacacaaagatttagacaggttagggtcgcgagttgcgtaataccctacgtcctgtgtggtggtttgtattgccttaggtgtagatgtgttttgagggggtccctgcccgcccttatatatccgggggacagggttacatggaaagtcctaactgagtacagttggagtccttctacaacacgatcgggtagtttccttttactgcagctagttctacgcctattcgggtagttacaaaagaggtaaggtacatccatgagctatcccttactctagaacattctatgtctgtaagtagtcccgctaccccgggtctgacaagcccccgagctcttcgtagccgagtcctgcaggcgtcgagtacttggctggacgtcttcgagttcttcgagtagtcagaacatccttctggttgcttctgactcttccttcagatacgtcgagtagtccttcaagtacttctgtttgcttcgaggctgtgaggtgctcaaaccccaaaatcttgatcatatatggtgcgcgaagtactcgcgctccatatggagtagcccccgagccttaggttgaatcgtagaatcaggctgagggccacttcagtctttttcttcttctttatttttcaaaaaaattgaaaataaatctctgatacatatattccgcagcccccgagtcttgaatttaaatccctccatttaggtttaagaatcaatgtaaactcgtgACAAAAACTGAAAACTTCCCTGAGAAGGAGAGAATCCGTTGGaatcccaaatattcacaaaattgcccctgaagaccgtataaagccgattgaaaacttccaagggtttcACCCCTTGAattcctggccgccgtcaaactcagatttcacatttgcctcttctcagtcaaaatccaaaagcccctcttGTAACCCCCGAGCCaaaactcgtgactttgagatggctcccaagaagaacaaattcAAAGTTGATGAGGGATCTGTCGCCAATATGTCCATaggttggcgtaaaagcaagatgtctgaatcattggtccgggagttggagaatatgggtctcctccaagagcagggcGTGAGCCAATGgtgcgctggtgaaggagaagattaccccatagaaggtacccttgagaccattatgtttcgtgattttgtagaacgtggtctcactcttcccgtgtcagaatttttctatagacttgtTCAGTTTTAGGGAATTTAgttacaccatctcactccccaatccatcttgcatctttcaattttcactcatttctgtgaggcattccttggacttctcccccatttccatcttttccaacatttcttctttcTTGTTCCAATCTCTAATGCCGCCAATCCCGCCGTtgtcgggggatgtgaattggtactccgccctgagaaccgagacgagtacttggcttatgatccgtCAGGTCaaggagccgaatggaagaaattctgATTCCAtattgggaactttgaatcccctCTTTCAGAAAGGACTgctggtgccccccaagtccaggagagctggtcgagtagaggacctggtggcaagcaaattgaagccattcttcgtgcgattgccattattaagaaaaaaggagtcagtggagatcatgtggtcttctcatttatcagtCACCGGACGCAGCCCCTCCagctgcgaaagcatcctgcctttagatatgaaggtacacaggatcccactaggatgtcctcagaaccattggcacAGTCTAAAGTaataaagagatgctgcaaagtactcgataacttcgacaagtctttgacacttccaacactcttctcggcacaaaatcctctcgagaatgcctgggtacgtgctttggataccatgtcgagtacttgtagttaaccCGTTTTGATCTTCTTACTAAGTATTGGCTTCTTTCTGCAGAagaattataaatcctggtattgtatgcctccgacttctgCAAATGTTGATTCTGACGACAGCAAGAAATGGAAGGTAGCTCCCGGATCTATATTGCAGaggaaagttcctcgtctcgatgccgatgagtaagtatataatattttgttgattgtatcccatttacctcagctttcttattcagaatcttgcttggctaggtCCAACATCTTTCGGCACATGAAAAAGATCAAATCCAAGAATTTGTCATATCAATATCTgtgatatcttcccatcaggttctccgaaagaccatactcgactaatagcagcagctcaagctcttgtggatgtggttgatatTGAAGAAGAGTCATCAAGTATcaagtccttggtggagcgtttggaagaagctccctagaaaatttttgacgttatgacggctacttccaagaattatctaacccacatgataggagttgtcaagtcatacttgcctcagtttaatttagctccgatagctaaatgaatagctcccagttgctctaatgagaaattccgagagtattgtaaggaatcagaagtgattgcggaggaaattctgaagaacatggcagagtagactgcttgtaacaactcttataatcttcagtgagctcttgtcgttgttcatagcttgtatcctgttggtgtgtcttcagaagcataatctgataccgtatgataagtatgaactagtcgatcaatcgagtagaataccctcatggagtaatccttaaagttaatcagtTAGGATGAGTCCCTTTTGgactatccaaatagaaaaatACTTGTAAAGAtacccataaactactcgatcagGCAAGTAGTGCGTccttaccaaggactggagtaatccgtaagacaaaactgttaggtacgaaccccgtcgggttgcccaagacgtagatgtcatagggatatccaaggcttactcgagcaaggcgagtaaggtgtcctttaaccaaggactggagtaatcattaaggcaaaactgttaggtacgaaacccgtcgggttgtccaagacgtaaatgccagaaagatatccaaaacttactcgagcgagacgagtaaggtgtctaacttgtaaactggagtaactactaagattgacctgctagggcgaaccccgtcggattgcccaagatggacaaaatgtagtagtatccataacgtacTTGAGCGAGCGATTAGTTTTGCATTGACAGCAATGTtggagttcctcatagttgaactgttaggatgaactccgtcgagttatccaagatggacaactagtaaaggtatccattcaccttctcgagctaggcgagtaggttgtgccctttaaaggaaaggatgcggcttgtgtagttgttctgatggaaaactgtgtaagcttatCCCGGACTGGTGATGCCGTCAAACTGCCTTTAATGTAATCGATATGTCAATAAGAATCCTCACTTTATGAAAGAAATCAACTGACACCACTAGtctgcttggatcaaggataaaacttgcgcaTGTGTTCCATGTTCCAGGAgttcggtacctcattgccatctgcatcagtgattctgtatgaacctaatcttgtaaccttagttacgatgaagagaccttcccatctggaatttaacttgtgcagtcctatctcatcctgaatccggcgaagtactagatctccaatgttgaaagatctttgctggacgttgcggtcatgatagcgtctgactccttgaagatatctagccaattgagttaaggcgttgactctggcctcttcgactgaatctaactccagttgtcgagcttcatctgcttctccttcttgataggcttctactcttggggatctccacatgatatccgcggatagtatagcctctgatccataggtaaggaagaaaggagattgtccagttgctttgctaggctgggttcgcagcccctagactacatgaggtagttcttgaatccacttgccgtctttcttggtgttggcgtcgtagagtcttttctttaagccgtcgagtactaaaccattgatgcgctcaacttgaCCGTTCGCCCGAGGATGAGCCACGGAAGCGTATTTGACCTCGATGCAGGAGTtatcacagaaatcccaaaaagattgtgacgtgaagttagatccaagatctgtaataatggtgtgaggaaaaccaaatcgatggataatgtcggagatgaagttcactgctctatctgatgagatcttgacaatgggcttgtactcgatccactttgtgaacttgtcgactgctaccagcacatgattgaatcctcctggagtgacggttaatggtccgatcatgtccaagcTCCAATAGGtgaacggccatgatggagggattgttatcaagttgtgtGTTGGGACGTGAGTTTTtttgccaaagaattggcagccagggcacCGTCTGACCAAGTCTTCTACGTCCGAaatagctgttggccagaagaatcccgacctatacgccttgccgactagtgtccttgatgcagcgtgattgccgcaaactccttgtgtatttctcggaggatgtctttgtcttcttcaagggtaacacacttcatgaggatgcctgaagcagagcgcttgtataggttgtcgccgatgaggacgaaacccttgctgcgcctggtgatgcgggcagcttcagcgcttttaggatcaacatgtggtggaaaCTTAAATTCCTTGATGAAATCAATAAACTGAGTTCGCCAGATGGAGTCCGGCATGAACTCGAGGGACTCCGTAACCATCTCGGAGTCCAGCGGGGAGGAGCCATCCTTGGGCACCACCTTCGACTCCGGCGGGAAGGAGTCCTGCAGCTCAACGAGAAGATCCGGAGCCACAGACTTCGGTGCGATGACCATCGAGTCCAGTGACAAGgaggccacggcgagcggcgagtcTAAGTCCAGGGCGAGCGGCAAGTCCGAGTCCATGGCGAGGACGAAGAGAAGCGCGACATCTCGGCCGAAGAGAGGCAACGGGCGAGGAAGGAATTCGAGGCGTGCGGCGTTAATGACGTCAGGGAACGAAGCGTGCGACACAGTGCAATTACTCCGTGTGCGGCGTGGCGCAAGTACTCAGGGGCAAAGAAGTCCAAGACCCATGTCTCGCCACATGGACGACTTCTAATCTGCTCTGGCCGACGGAGCGCAAGATGACTTCTAATATTAACCCGGAGGGAGTACAAGTTTAAACCTTGTAAGGATTAAGACTTTGAACCCCAGTAGCTAGCTTCAACTCTATAACTTGCCACTCTGACTAGAACCATTCCCATGAAGATATATGCAAGTTTAACAGTAACATAGTAGGTATTTGTctttttttcaaagaaaaataCAAGGTATAAAAACTAGTTGCGGATATCTTAAGCACCACGGCAAATTATAAGATAGATTGTGTGTGAATTCAAATACAGTGTTTGATAACCATATCAAGTTAGAGTAATAAGTTCATATCTTTATGTCAATGCGATATTCAATTCACACTTTTTGCTATTGATATTCAAGTTAGAGTAATAAGATACAAATGTTATTTTTATTGTAAATATAGTAGTAAGTTCTTGTAGTTAGTGGTGCAAATGACACTCATTGATACTACCAGTAGTAAGTTCTTTAGGCTTAGCAAACTCTACCGTGTAGTACTATTGAGATATCCATTTTGTCATCAGCTTTCATTTAGAATAGCACGTTTGATTTAGAAAAGGTTTCAGCGCTGCATCCGCACTGACATGTTCGCTGTGTGGCATGATGTTTTTAGTACCATAAAACCAAAGCGTGTAGTAGGACTCATGAGAGCAAGTATAATAACCGGCTGAGAGCCGACTGAGATCCATCGTGTGGGAGAGACAAAGTTGAAGCAGGCGCCTGGCAAATCATGGCTCGCACATCTCACTGCAACGCATTAATCGTTGGTGGggtccgccaccatccggcgtGCTCCGGCAAAGACTATTATCCTTGCTCTGAAGATCAAACACGTATCATATCATTAATACTTGCAATAGGATGGACTTCTTCGCAAAAAGCCATAACCCTACTATACCAATTTTTTTAAGGGCAACCCAATGATCGTTGAGCACAGCACAGCACCCCTCTCTCCAAAAAGAGGCGAGCCCACCACCAATCCACCATGGTCCCTCCACGTACACAAAAAATCACACACCAATTCCCAATGCCAAACGAGAATTATTAAAAAGCGAAgaacgaaaaaaaaagaaaagaaatactaGAGGCCACCAAGAAATCCGCTTTACCATCTCCGTTCCGCATATAACCCCGAGATTTTCCACACGAATTTCCCCATCCACTTCCCTCGTCACGACTCGCGATCTCGGTTGAAAGAGATGCCCCAGATGGCAGGAACGGTGTGAGGACTGTAGAGGGAGAGGACTGAggcgccgacctcgccgccgggatCCTATTCGTCCTCATCCCTGATCTCGCGTGTTCAGGCAAGCGATTCCGCCGGGGATTGCGGTCTGCcgttcttttctctctctctctctctctctctctctctctctctctctcgattgGGTTGTAACGGAATCTGAATTGCCGAATGCTGAGGCGTGCAGGTTTCTTGGGGTGGCCTTGGGAAGGAATGCTGGTGGCGACATGCTATGCCGCGGAGCCGTGCGATCGCTGTTGGATCGTCTTCGGCCGCCACCTCGGGGGTGGAAGCAGAACCCTAGCCCCGCCATGCCGACGGCCGTCGACCGCGCCTGCTTCTGCAGGTTCAGCCATTCCGCTGCGCACGGCGAGGGTCGCGCTGTGCTGCCGGGGAAGATGGGGTTCCTTCATCTGGCCGGCGGGCGGAGGTTTGCGCCGAGCGGCGCGCTCAGCTTGAAGGGGTGCCAGGGGtggcaggacggcggcggcggcagcgggttCAGGAGGAGGGTcgacggggaggcggcggggatcAAGGCGCAGGTGCTCACCAGGCAGCGCCAGCTGATGCGCGATCCGGAGGTCCTGCCGCCAGAGGAGGCAGCCGCCACCGCGAAGACCCTGAACGGGAACGGCGCATGCCGGCGAGGGAGGCCGCTGGGCTTCCCTGAGCAGGCTGTGGCGGCTAAGATGGTGGTTGCTGTTGATGTGGATGAAGGTATTCTATTGTGAAATGTTAAGTGCAGTCTGCTCATCTCTGAAATCTCAGTTTTGGGTAGCTGACTATTCTTGCTGTTGCCTGTTTGAGTTGTTACCTTGTGGTGCTTAGCTGGAACCAAATTATGAACTGAACAACAAACACTGCCCCAAAACATACATGTAGTCATGACCACAATTTACAATATCATAATATTGTCCCCTCATGCCTACCTTGTACAGGTCAAGGAAGTAACGTCACTTGTGTTTTTTCTTATAATTGATCTTTCCTTACTATCTTGTTCGCTGTATCTTGTTGCAGTTCTTGGAAGCTTTCTTGCAGCACTGAACAAATTTATTGCTGATCGTTATTCTTGGAATCACACAGTATCCGAATACCATGTGTATGAGTTCTTTAGGGTGAGATACACTCCTACCTTCCTTAAAAGATACTCAAATCCTGCAGTTAGTTTTCTTTAGCTAGTCACATTTTCATTTCAGTTTTCTCCAATGGGGGAGTTCTAACTTCTTTTAAATAACATATCCAGATATGGAACTGTTCTCGTGAAAGAGGTGAATCCTGGTGCTacttatttttatttcatttggAATTACACTTCTTGGCCTCTTAATCCTGGTGAATCCATCTTGGAATTCACCATTTGGGCATTGCTCTGATACTCTGCAGCTAATTATCTTGTCCACGAGTTCTTCACAACCCATTATTTCCAAGATGGTATACAGCCTATCCCCGGTGCCCGAGACGCTCTCCAAAATCTTTCTTCATTCTGTAGCTTGTCTATAGTAACGTAAGTCCTTCCCAATAATTTGATTTAAAAGACTCAATGAATTTGGCTTGTCTTATATGAGTTAGCCTAATGGTATACTATTTTGAAAAGATCTCGGCAGGATGCAATTAAGAATCACACATTAGAGTGGATCGAGAAGTATTATCCAGGCTTATTTGAGCAGATCCATTTCGGGAACCATTTTGCTTTGGAGGGCAAGTCAAGACCAAAATCAGAGATTTGCAGGCAAGATACTGGCTCACTGAGGGAGGCTGTTTTCTCAATCATATTAGAGACTGCAGTAACATTGTAACATGGCTCCACATACCCAAAATGCACAACAGTTGTTAGAACTGCAGCAGGCTTGTCTGTTTTTGCATTTCTGTTTTAGATTATTTCTGTAGCAACATGCCTCAGCAATATTTCACATATCTTGTCTGCTCAGAACTGTTTCAAGTGGTAGTTTTTCTGTTTCTACTCATAAGACTAACTTGTTTGCCATGGCAATTCCTCCTTGCAGATCATTTGGCGCTCAGGTTTTAATAGATGACAACCCAAGATATGCTATGGAGTGCGCTAATGATGGCATGAGGGTGCTGCTCTTCGATTACGATAACTCATACCCTTGGTGCAAGACTGGAGTTGACGAGTCGCATCCACTGGTGACCAAGGTCCACAACTGGGAAGAAGTGGAGGAGAAAC
Proteins encoded:
- the LOC120669002 gene encoding uncharacterized protein LOC120669002 isoform X5 translates to MSGAPKRLHEESSHSTPTKRHLDDSSLYSSPGKAIQSSSGDVHGSFEHDGRFVKIQRLESRPPLAHRMPGSSTNFVDHPISSDSRLESKQNKDARDTKADDRETKADARDYSDPRIEFQANKVESDVKVDNRADESEIRTDRRGHADYKGDTKFDKDSHPTVPSNLGWKDNKEHRGKRYFEQPSDNVDWRLSRPGLQGTDETPKGSTSVEEHNSKDAHEPAGDNKAEPKSEDKFRDKDRKKKDEKHRDFGARESDKNDRRTGIQLGGSGVERREMQREDRDAEKWDRERKDSLRDKEVNDTKKDSSVVIEKDNTILEKASSDGAVRSAEHENSTIESKMIKDDAWKAHDRDPKDKKREKDVDTGDRHEQRSKYNDKESDDNGTEGDIEKDKDVFGSVQRRRMVRPRGGSQSSQREPRFRSRMRDGEVAQGKSEVPAIVYKAGECMQELLKSWKEFEATQDAKNAESLQNCPTLEIRIPAEFVTSTNRQVKGAQLWGTDIYTNDSDLVAVLMHTGYCSPTSSPPPSAIQELRATVRVLPPQESYTSTLRNNVRSRAWGAGIGCSFRIERCCIVKLLLLALQKGGGTIDLEPRLSHTSAVEPTLAPVAVERTMTTRAAASNALRQQRFVREVTIQYNLCNEPWLKYSISIVADKGLKKSLYTSARLKKGEVIYLETHFNRYELCFNGDKPRSIGLISNASDAEPEKHQNSSHHSQNGDRGSVDHELRDVFRWSRCKKAMPESAMRSIGIPLPADQLEVLQDNLEWEDVQWSQTGVWVAGKEYPLARVHFLSANN
- the LOC120669002 gene encoding uncharacterized protein LOC120669002 isoform X4, which produces MSGAPKRLHEESSHSTPTKRHLDDSSLYSSPGKAIQSSSGDVHGSFEHDGRFVKIQRLESRPPLAHRMPGSSTNFVDHPISSDSRLESKQNKDARDTKADDRETKADARDYSDPRIEFQANKVESDVKVDNRADESEIRTDRRGHADYKGDTKFDKDSHPTVPSNLGWKDNKEHRGKRYFEQPSDNVDWRLSRPGLQGTDETPKGSTSVEEHNSKDAHEPAGDNKAEPKSEDKFRDKDRKKKDEKHRDFGARESDKNDRRTGIQLGGSGVERREMQREDRDAEKWDRERKDSLRDKEVNDTKKDSSVVIEKDNTILEKASSDGAVRSAEHENSTIESKMIKDDAWKAHDRDPKDKKREKDVDTGDRHEQRSKYNDKESDDNGTEGDIEKDKDVFGSVQRRRMVRPRGGSQSSQREPRFRSRMRDGEVAQGKSEVPAIVYKAGECMQELLKSWKEFEATQDAKNAESLQNCPTLEIRIPAEFVTSTNRQVKGAQLWGTDIYTNDSDLVAVLMHTGYCSPTSSPPPSAIQELRATVRVLPPQESYTSTLRNNVRSRAWGAGIGCSFRIERCCIVKLLLLALQKGGGTIDLEPRLSHTSAVEPTLAPVAVERTMTTRAAASNALRQQRFVREVTIQYNLCNEPWLKYSISIVADKGLKKSLYTSARLKKGEVIYLETHFNSFHRYELCFNGDKPRSIGLISNASDAEPEKHQNSSHHSQNGDRGSVDHELRDVFRWSRCKKAMPESAMRSIGIPLPADQLEVLQDNLEWEDVQWSQTGVWVAGKEYPLARVHFLSANN
- the LOC120669002 gene encoding uncharacterized protein LOC120669002 isoform X2 gives rise to the protein MSGAPKRLHEESSHSTPTKRHLDDSSLYSSPGKAIQSSSGDVHGSFEHDGRFVKIQRLESRPPLAHRMPGSSTNFVDHPISSDSRLESKQNKDARDTKADDRETKADARDYSDPRIEFQANKVESDVKVDNRADESEIRTDRRGHADYKGDTKFDKDSHPTVPSNLGWKDNKEHRGKRYFEQPSDNVDWRLSRPGLQGTDETPKGSTSVEEHNSKDAHEPAGDNKAEPKSEDKFRDKDRKKKDEKHRDFGARESDKNDRRTGIQLGGSGVERREMQREDRDAEKWDRERKDSLRDKEVNDTKKDSSVVIEKDNTILEKASSDGAVRSAEHENSTIESKMIKDDAWKAHDRDPKDKKREKDVDTGDRHEQRSKYNDKESDDNGTEGDIEKDKDVFGSVQRRRMVRPRGGSQSSQREPRFRSRMRDGEVAQGKSEVPAIVYKAGECMQELLKSWKEFEATQDAKNAESLQNCPTLEIRIPAEFVTSTNRQVKGAQLWGTDIYTNDSDLVAVLMHTGYCSPTSSPPPSAIQELRATVRVLPPQESYTSTLRNNVRSRAWGAGIGCSFRIERCCIVKLLLLALQKGGGTIDLEPRLSHTSAVEPTLAPVAVERTMTTRAAASSFPTRLMQNALRQQRFVREVTIQYNLCNEPWLKYSISIVADKGLKKSLYTSARLKKGEVIYLETHFNRYELCFNGDKPRSIGLISNASDAEPEKHQNSSHHSQNGDRGSVDHELRDVFRWSRCKKAMPESAMRSIGIPLPADQLEVLQDNLEWEDVQWSQTGVWVAGKEYPLARVHFLSANN